CAACTTGTCCTTTGACCATGTACAACTTTAACAGCAAAGAGAGAAGAAAATACAATAGCAAGACTATGATAActaaataaaattttcaaataGGCCATGAAAAACTGCCCAGCAGTTCTGGAGACCTTCTTGAAACTCAGTAacgaggaaaaaagaaaaaactaaagttGATGCTAAAAAGTTACTGTCGGCGTCGTGAAAAGATATAAACAAGGTTAATGACTGCCATAAAGCATAGGAGAAGGTATTTATGATGCCGTGTTTGTAGCGATGATATAGAACTTGCTCATCGAAATAGTCATTTCTTCATGTTTCTCGGCTTAGAAGAGGAATGCACACAGCATGTTTCTGTTATAAATTAAAGAATAATCATGTACCTCTTGAGGGAGCTCAACTTAGGCGTGACTAAACTAGATCCACGCCATTTACAGGGGATGACCTGGAAACTTTATACAAACTGGAAACTCGAAATCGTATTCTGTTCCACTTGCTCTTAAAGAGGAAAGGATGCAACCCCAGTATATGCTCAGGCATAAAATCGTGTCTTGTTAATATACCAACGACAGGTAATCTCTGCATTATGACAAAAACAATTATATTAAAACCACAAGTCAGCATGAACACAAAGTTACTTACATAGATGAAAACCAATTTCACGTGCTAGTCATCCAATTATAAGCTTCAACAATGAATAAAGTGGCAATTCATGGATATTAAACTCATGTATTACATATAAACATGAGGAGAACTCCGGTGCTTCAGGCTAGTATCATGTCTACAAGATACAAGGCATATTAGTGCATATGCCTAGTGGAAGGAGTTTAATCTAATACAGGACGTCAACAAGGGGAGTTCGTGGAATGACAACAATCATTTTGATGGTTGAGTTTGTGCTCGACTGTTGAATATTGTATCCAACTCCACCAAAACACACACCAGAGTTGACATCCTGTAGGGAGGACCCATCAAACCAGAGCCTGCTCCAACAATGCTTAGGTCTAGCAGTGACGTTCTAAATTAAAATAAGTAAGAAAATGTTAAAGAAGAGTACAAAAGATTGCTTACACTAAAGGTCTTCGGTATCACCAACATATGTCTTAAACCAGCTTCTCTGAATATCATTACAGCCTTCGCTAATGACATTGTCTCCACAACAGTATATGGAGAGCTGTTTGTAAATGGATGCAAGTCTATAAACATCTCTAGCTCTTCATCAGTCAATTCTATATCTTCTATCGAGTCACATTTGCCTGATCCCCGTTTGCCAAAATCATCTGCACACAACTGCCCAAAGGCATGAATTCCTGTGGGTACAGGACTGGGCAAGAAAGCTTTCTTCTTTAACAACACGATAAGATACTGCCTAAGGACTAAACCATACAACACCGGTGTCATTGAGATTGGAGGTTCATCAATCACAGGAAATCCATTATGCCCTGTGGTTTTTAAGACATGTACGATATTCCTAACCTTCTCAATACCGTTAAAGAACTGAAGCGGACCCGTGACAACATCACTGACTGTTAGCTGCCTCATGTATGGCTCTGCGTGAGCTTCTAGGTATGGGAACCCCTTCAACTTCATGATAATGTCATAAATATTGCCATTAAAACCATCAGCCACTGCTTTAGATATGAGTAAAACTAACATTATCAGGGGAAGCAATAACAGATTGTTGGTAAGTTCTAACAGGATAACACATGTGGACACAGTTATCCTCATAGATCCACCGAGAAGAGAAGCAGAACCAAGTACAGCAAAGAGGCCATGGTTGAGGTTAGAGCGTGAACCCAATAATATTCCAACGAAACGACCATAAGAAGCCCCTGTTACGATAACAGGGACAAATAGACCTGAAGGAACTACAATCCCGTAACTAATGACACTTAGAAAAAAGCAGGTAACAAAGAAGATTAGAATCGATAAAAGGTTGAACTCAGCATCCGTGTCTTTGCTGAAAAGATTCTTAATGGCATCATCATTTGTATTGAAGAAAAGGCTTGCTAGATCATTGTAGTGACCGGGTGGACACTGATACTTCTTGTAGTTACCAGACCTACCAATAGTTGGACATGCTTCATACGAATCAGCTGGACAAGGTCGGCAAGGTGCAAACCATGGTAGACCAAATAGTAGACATGAAGTAATTATAGAGATCGCACAAGCGAGAAGTATTTTATATGCAACTCCTTTTCTGAAACAGTGAGACAAATGAAGGACAGTGAGACATTTAATTTCTTCAGAAAAATAACTTCATGGAATGGAAATTACTTTTTCATTTTATGTTGATGGATGATGATGACGATAAGACGATCTGAGGGAAAGAAGTATACTTACTCGTTGATGACACTATATACTCGTAGGGCCTTATCCAAAAGATAATTGTATAAACCTCCCAACAATCCTCCAATTACTGCAAGAACCAGCACAGGAGGTACGTCTGCAATGTGATAAGCAGTATTTGCTGAGGTCACATCAAACATTATCAGCCCACCCTTACCAAATAACCCACAGTGGCCGTTGTTACAAACATCAATGAGAGCCCGGAGTACAATAGCAACCACAGTCGTTGTGAAGAATGTTCTCCAAAGTAGAGAACTCTTCCACCTGATAGATTAAAAAATTTGAGGTTAAAATCAAACAACGAGAACTCTTTTCCACAAAGATCTAACAGTTCCAGGTGGAACCAGAATCCATAAAGCAGCAAATGGGAAAGAGATTTGCAAACATTCGCGAACGAGCTACAATTTCGCAACCAATTAAGTTATGCAATACCATGATGCCATTTCTTCAAGAGCAAAAAGAACACCACCAACTGGTGCACGAAAAGCAGCAGCAATTCCAGCAGCTGATCCACAAGTCACAAGATCACGCCTGTCTCTGTCATTCTTGAACACCCGTAACCATTTCCATGTCATCCCATATTTCTTAGATCCACCCTGCCCCAGTAATGCTGCTACACAAGCACCAGTATGCACCATGGGTCCTGCCTTGCCAACTTGAAGAGAAGCTGACACGGCAGCTATGCTACCAATGATCTGTTAATAAGATAACAGACTCCAAGTCGTCAGCCTTTCCACTGGAGCAAAGAAACATAAAAACTATAACGCCAAAAGGTTACTGTGTGGATAAGATCGAGATGATACAATGAATGATTATAGGTCAGATTTTATCCTTATGATTCAGTAGTTCATCCAAAATTAACCCATCATCCATTGGTTGTAACTACTAATAAATGAATTATCCATTCGCAGGTTATTTCAGATCTTTGGATTATAATGTGCAATCCCATTAACATTTATGTTATATTTGAATTCAGCATTGCCGCATTGGTTATTGAAACTAGGTGTAAGCAGCATCCTCCTCCTATATCCTAACTAAGATATTTTCCATTTCCATGGAGTATGTCATTCAAATCAATGGATTTTAGCATTCCACTTCTACAGAACTGCTCCCATACGATAAATAAAACAATGCAACAGTAAACTCTACGGAAGCAAAACCTAAACATCTTACTTACTTTTATGACCAGAGTTCTCGGAGAAAAGATTCCAGGGGCATCCACACCATTTAAGTAAGCCTTTACTTCTGGTATACCAGAACCAGCTGCAGCAGGTGCAATAAACGCCGTAATGACTGACGAAAACAAAGTGAGACCCAAATTCGAAAGAGCAAATACTGTGAACGCCACTCCAAACCTGCACAAAGATTTCAAACTTTCATCCAAAAAGAGCAAGatttcaaatcaaatcaaatcaaagaatTTAAAGAGTTTTGTGAGTATAATTACTTTCTGGCCAACATCAGATTAGAAGTAATAACAAACTTCATTCCAGCAatattctcaacagccaaatTATTGAAGAAACCAACAAGCCCAACTGAAATCCCAATAAGGAAACACAATATCCATTTCATACAGATATACTGAAATATCTGAAAACTCCCACGACTTCTCCAATCCTGCTTGAAGAAATCATTCTCAGTTATCCTGAAATAAACAAGCGATCAAATTACAAATAGAACTTACTCATGATTTAAGATCAATTTGTAGATAGAACAGT
This genomic stretch from Papaver somniferum cultivar HN1 chromosome 5, ASM357369v1, whole genome shotgun sequence harbors:
- the LOC113282755 gene encoding putative chloride channel-like protein CLC-g isoform X1, producing the protein MEVKTDNEEEESPGLMEPLLPDHYHNHNQFPPSPLLRSSNVTSQIALVGAKFCPIESLDYEITENDFFKQDWRSRGSFQIFQYICMKWILCFLIGISVGLVGFFNNLAVENIAGMKFVITSNLMLARKFGVAFTVFALSNLGLTLFSSVITAFIAPAAAGSGIPEVKAYLNGVDAPGIFSPRTLVIKIIGSIAAVSASLQVGKAGPMVHTGACVAALLGQGGSKKYGMTWKWLRVFKNDRDRRDLVTCGSAAGIAAAFRAPVGGVLFALEEMASWWKSSLLWRTFFTTTVVAIVLRALIDVCNNGHCGLFGKGGLIMFDVTSANTAYHIADVPPVLVLAVIGGLLGGLYNYLLDKALRVYSVINEKGVAYKILLACAISIITSCLLFGLPWFAPCRPCPADSYEACPTIGRSGNYKKYQCPPGHYNDLASLFFNTNDDAIKNLFSKDTDAEFNLLSILIFFVTCFFLSVISYGIVVPSGLFVPVIVTGASYGRFVGILLGSRSNLNHGLFAVLGSASLLGGSMRITVSTCVILLELTNNLLLLPLIMLVLLISKAVADGFNGNIYDIIMKLKGFPYLEAHAEPYMRQLTVSDVVTGPLQFFNGIEKVRNIVHVLKTTGHNGFPVIDEPPISMTPVLYGLVLRQYLIVLLKKKAFLPSPVPTGIHAFGQLCADDFGKRGSGKCDSIEDIELTDEELEMFIDLHPFTNSSPYTVVETMSLAKAVMIFREAGLRHMLVIPKTFSRLPVVGILTRHDFMPEHILGLHPFLFKSKWNRIRFRVSSLYKVSRSSPVNGVDLV
- the LOC113282755 gene encoding putative chloride channel-like protein CLC-g isoform X2, translated to MKWILCFLIGISVGLVGFFNNLAVENIAGMKFVITSNLMLARKFGVAFTVFALSNLGLTLFSSVITAFIAPAAAGSGIPEVKAYLNGVDAPGIFSPRTLVIKIIGSIAAVSASLQVGKAGPMVHTGACVAALLGQGGSKKYGMTWKWLRVFKNDRDRRDLVTCGSAAGIAAAFRAPVGGVLFALEEMASWWKSSLLWRTFFTTTVVAIVLRALIDVCNNGHCGLFGKGGLIMFDVTSANTAYHIADVPPVLVLAVIGGLLGGLYNYLLDKALRVYSVINEKGVAYKILLACAISIITSCLLFGLPWFAPCRPCPADSYEACPTIGRSGNYKKYQCPPGHYNDLASLFFNTNDDAIKNLFSKDTDAEFNLLSILIFFVTCFFLSVISYGIVVPSGLFVPVIVTGASYGRFVGILLGSRSNLNHGLFAVLGSASLLGGSMRITVSTCVILLELTNNLLLLPLIMLVLLISKAVADGFNGNIYDIIMKLKGFPYLEAHAEPYMRQLTVSDVVTGPLQFFNGIEKVRNIVHVLKTTGHNGFPVIDEPPISMTPVLYGLVLRQYLIVLLKKKAFLPSPVPTGIHAFGQLCADDFGKRGSGKCDSIEDIELTDEELEMFIDLHPFTNSSPYTVVETMSLAKAVMIFREAGLRHMLVIPKTFSRLPVVGILTRHDFMPEHILGLHPFLFKSKWNRIRFRVSSLYKVSRSSPVNGVDLV